From the uncultured Trichococcus sp. genome, one window contains:
- the ugpC gene encoding sn-glycerol-3-phosphate ABC transporter ATP-binding protein UgpC, whose amino-acid sequence MVEIQLNSIHKKYDNSPNYSVTDFNLHIQDREFIVFVGPSGCGKSTTLRMIAGLEDISEGELVIGDTLMNDVAPKDRDIAMVFQNYALYPHMTVFDNMAFGLKLRKYSKDEIKKRVDNAADILGLTEYLDRKPAALSGGQRQRVALGRAIVRDAKVFLMDEPLSNLDAKLRVAMRAEIAKLHRRLNTTTIYVTHDQTEAMTMADRIVIMKDGFVQQIGSPKEVYDTPVNVFVAGFIGSPAMNFFNVTLQDGVITNGEGLKLTLPAGKRKVLEERGYNGKELIFGIRPEDIQSEQIVLDTNPTWAVKAEVVVSELLGAETMLYSKVGGTEFISRVDARDFHSPGEVIDLAFNMSKSHFFDMQSQDVIAIP is encoded by the coding sequence ATGGTAGAGATCCAGTTGAACAGCATCCATAAAAAATATGACAATTCCCCAAATTATTCCGTGACAGATTTCAACTTGCATATCCAAGATCGCGAATTCATCGTCTTTGTCGGTCCTTCCGGTTGCGGAAAATCAACGACACTGCGGATGATCGCCGGCCTGGAAGACATTTCCGAAGGCGAATTGGTCATCGGCGATACCTTGATGAACGATGTAGCGCCAAAAGACCGCGATATCGCGATGGTATTCCAGAACTATGCCCTGTATCCGCATATGACCGTATTCGACAATATGGCTTTCGGTCTGAAATTGAGAAAGTACAGCAAAGATGAAATCAAGAAGCGTGTCGATAACGCAGCGGACATCCTGGGCTTGACGGAATACTTGGACCGCAAACCGGCTGCCCTGTCCGGTGGTCAAAGACAGCGTGTCGCCTTGGGTCGCGCAATCGTGCGTGATGCAAAAGTCTTCCTGATGGATGAGCCTTTATCCAACTTGGACGCAAAATTGCGTGTGGCCATGCGTGCTGAAATCGCAAAATTGCACCGTCGCTTGAACACGACAACTATCTACGTAACCCATGACCAAACCGAAGCGATGACCATGGCGGACCGCATCGTCATCATGAAGGACGGCTTTGTGCAACAGATCGGCAGCCCGAAAGAAGTTTATGATACGCCAGTGAACGTCTTCGTAGCTGGATTCATCGGCTCGCCTGCCATGAACTTCTTCAACGTTACGTTGCAGGATGGCGTCATCACGAACGGCGAAGGCCTGAAACTGACCTTGCCGGCCGGAAAACGCAAAGTCCTGGAAGAACGCGGCTACAACGGCAAAGAATTGATCTTCGGCATCCGTCCGGAAGACATCCAAAGTGAGCAGATCGTTTTGGACACCAACCCGACTTGGGCTGTCAAAGCGGAAGTGGTCGTATCTGAGTTGCTGGGTGCCGAAACGATGCTTTACAGCAAAGTCGGCGGTACTGAATTCATTTCCCGTGTGGACGCGCGCGATTTCCATTCGCCAGGCGAAGTCATTGATTTGGCCTTCAACATGAGCAAGTCCCACTTCTTCGACATGCAATCCCAAGATGTGATCGCCATCCCTTAA
- a CDS encoding alpha-amylase: MAGNGLMMQYFEWYLDDDGQLWNRLKEDAKHLKELGITAVWTPPAYKGTGTNDTGYGVYDLYDLGEFDQKGAVRTKYGTKEEYLAAIEALHAEGIAVYADVVLNHKAGADETERFLAYEVNPDNRQEKETKSYEIEGWTKFTFPGRGDKYSDFKWSWEHFTGTDFNNENGKEAIYMIKGFEKGWAENESVDSEYGNYDYLMYADIDYSHPAVVEEVKKWADWYIKETGVDGFRLDAVKHINDQFVQDFVQTIRAQHGDDFYVVGEYWKYRYGAIKEYLEATDFTFDLFDVALHQNFHVASQQGKDYDLRELFKQTLVAKNPTHAVTFVDNHDSQPGQALQSYVEPWFTPLAYGVTLLREQGFPCLFYGDYYGIKGPHPVDGQQTFLDKLLYLRANHAYGEQRDYFDHGNCVGWTRLGNEEHPYGLAAVLSNSEEGFKDMYVGEQYAGQTFADYTGNREDKVEIGEDGNGRFPVNAGSISVWVKEGISPEEAFDADAVE, from the coding sequence ATGGCAGGAAATGGATTGATGATGCAATATTTTGAATGGTATTTGGATGATGATGGTCAATTATGGAATCGCCTGAAGGAGGATGCCAAGCATCTGAAGGAATTGGGCATCACGGCTGTCTGGACTCCTCCGGCCTACAAAGGTACCGGAACGAACGATACAGGCTACGGCGTCTATGATCTCTACGATTTGGGCGAATTCGACCAAAAAGGGGCCGTCCGCACAAAATACGGAACCAAGGAAGAGTACTTGGCTGCGATCGAAGCCTTGCATGCGGAAGGGATCGCCGTCTATGCCGACGTCGTACTGAACCATAAAGCCGGCGCGGACGAGACGGAACGCTTCCTTGCTTATGAAGTGAATCCCGACAATCGTCAGGAAAAGGAGACGAAATCCTATGAAATCGAAGGCTGGACGAAATTCACTTTCCCTGGCCGCGGCGACAAATATTCCGACTTCAAATGGTCATGGGAACATTTCACCGGCACCGACTTCAACAATGAGAACGGCAAAGAAGCCATCTACATGATCAAAGGCTTCGAAAAAGGCTGGGCGGAAAACGAGAGCGTCGACAGCGAGTACGGCAATTACGATTACTTGATGTATGCGGACATCGATTACAGCCATCCGGCAGTCGTCGAAGAAGTCAAAAAATGGGCGGATTGGTACATCAAGGAAACCGGCGTCGACGGCTTCCGTCTGGATGCAGTCAAACATATCAATGACCAGTTCGTGCAGGATTTCGTGCAGACAATCCGCGCTCAGCACGGCGATGATTTTTATGTGGTCGGTGAATATTGGAAATACCGTTACGGGGCGATCAAGGAATATCTGGAAGCGACCGACTTCACCTTCGATCTGTTCGACGTTGCCCTGCACCAAAATTTCCACGTCGCATCCCAGCAAGGCAAGGATTACGATCTGCGTGAGTTGTTCAAGCAGACGCTGGTCGCCAAGAACCCGACCCATGCGGTCACCTTTGTCGATAACCACGATTCCCAGCCGGGCCAAGCCTTGCAGTCCTATGTCGAGCCTTGGTTTACGCCATTGGCATACGGCGTGACGCTCTTGCGCGAACAAGGCTTCCCGTGCTTGTTCTACGGCGATTACTACGGCATCAAGGGCCCGCATCCGGTCGATGGCCAACAAACGTTCCTGGATAAACTGCTCTATTTGCGCGCCAACCATGCTTACGGCGAACAGCGCGACTACTTCGACCACGGCAACTGTGTCGGCTGGACCCGTCTCGGCAACGAGGAGCATCCCTACGGTTTGGCTGCAGTCCTTTCCAACAGCGAAGAAGGCTTCAAGGACATGTATGTCGGCGAGCAGTATGCCGGACAGACTTTCGCGGACTACACGGGCAACCGCGAAGACAAAGTCGAAATCGGCGAGGACGGCAATGGCCGGTTCCCTGTCAATGCCGGTTCGATTTCGGTCTGGGTCAAGGAAGGCATTTCTCCGGAGGAAGCATTTGACGCGGATGCGGTGGAATAG
- a CDS encoding VOC family protein: MNTLRGIHHVTAITSSAEKNYAFFTNILGMRLVKKTVNQDDIQTYHLFFADDRGSAGTDITFFDFPGIPKAVRGTNEIFKTGLRVPSDEALDYWVKRFDKYNVTHSGIYEQFGRRVIDFQDFDEQLYQLVSDESDSGVAPGIPWQKGPVPNEYGIRGLGPIFVRIADFNFYRQVLETVLGFRHMATDGDVHLFEVGEGGNGGRMIVEHNASLPQAQQGFGSVHHMAFRVKDRNELEEWIAHMGSYRFPISGYVDRFYFESLYANIAQGILLEFATDGPGFIDDEEPYETLGERLALPPKFRDSREEIEGLVRQFDTVRSTKTFEKEYLD, translated from the coding sequence ATGAACACATTAAGAGGAATCCACCACGTCACCGCCATCACAAGCAGCGCCGAAAAGAACTACGCCTTCTTCACGAACATCCTGGGCATGCGCCTGGTCAAAAAAACCGTCAACCAGGACGACATCCAGACTTATCACCTTTTCTTCGCCGATGACCGCGGTAGTGCCGGGACGGATATTACTTTCTTCGATTTCCCGGGCATCCCGAAAGCCGTCAGAGGGACCAACGAAATCTTCAAGACCGGTCTGCGTGTTCCATCGGATGAAGCACTGGACTATTGGGTGAAACGTTTCGATAAATACAACGTCACGCATTCCGGCATCTATGAGCAGTTCGGCCGCCGGGTGATCGATTTCCAGGACTTCGATGAGCAGCTCTATCAGTTGGTTTCCGATGAATCCGACTCCGGCGTGGCTCCCGGCATTCCTTGGCAAAAAGGCCCGGTTCCCAACGAATACGGCATCCGCGGTTTGGGTCCGATTTTCGTCCGCATCGCTGATTTCAATTTCTACAGGCAAGTATTGGAGACTGTCCTTGGTTTCCGCCACATGGCAACCGACGGCGACGTCCATCTCTTCGAAGTGGGCGAAGGCGGAAACGGCGGCCGCATGATCGTAGAGCACAACGCTTCGCTGCCGCAAGCCCAGCAAGGTTTCGGCAGTGTCCACCACATGGCTTTCCGCGTGAAGGACCGCAACGAATTGGAAGAATGGATCGCGCATATGGGATCCTACCGCTTCCCGATCTCCGGCTATGTCGACCGCTTCTACTTCGAATCACTCTACGCCAACATCGCGCAGGGCATCCTGTTGGAATTCGCGACGGATGGTCCTGGATTCATCGATGATGAGGAGCCTTACGAGACATTGGGCGAACGCTTGGCCTTGCCGCCTAAATTCCGGGATTCCCGCGAAGAAATCGAAGGTTTGGTCCGCCAATTCGATACCGTGCGCAGCACGAAGACTTTCGAAAAAGAATATTTGGACTGA